catgactgcgcttccctgtggatgacgtcattgaaccttgtacatcgtgtgagctacatattctgaaggggaattccacaatcaaggtggctatcggtcttgttaatcctatcgaccgaaccaagacaccaaggattcaagggaatataatccaagaaggatatgctaccatctcggtagataaagctgaaaaaggttttagtgatttgcctcttgacattcctggaggtgatggcgagaaaactctaggagaagcagagaagacattcattctatggcgcaagcgctacatcataattcccgggatgtcgcctccacctcctcctaaactacctcaccataggtgcggatgaaaacactacatcattaatttatattggcttaaataattaacaatctgctcataataatatgtcattcctttttttgtagcagatcctcccccaacctaagtccaattgttcaatcgccagatcatcatagtgctctgtacgatgacaatgtgttggaaggcgaggctgcatccacaccatctccaaggaggtctccaacgccgcagccgccacctccaaggaggtctccaacgccgctgccaccacctccaaggaggtctccaacgcctcccccgcccccgcctaccaagaagccaagtactagcaagaggccagccccgcaaacaacgaaccagcccccgccggcaaagaaagccaccgtgaaaccaagggctattcccaaaataatatctgaagagaaggaagaagtaactgatgcatataaaaaagatatgtccagattttatgacaaacttaaaaaggatcaagaagtaaggagaaatccagagaaaccgtacttcttcgtagctccagatattctaagaaaaaaggtggcttcttaccagcaacaacagcaggaATCTCATAAGCAGTCCAAAGCaatgttaacggactatgaccgcactctcaccaagtcaattgaggcaggcacagaaaaagaagcgggcatgggaaaggagttgcacaactcgaacaacaatcgcaccaatcaatccccccgctagttgttggtaatgaatatggttcgaatttaggattaatgcagtcaggacaaacatacctccggatgtcgatttggatcaccttggtgaatttattgaagagactagtctcgacctttaccagatgtttggtgataggaaacattgagagtgtggcggaggttgatatttggaagaaaaaatttgtactaggccagagtctatacaaccctcaagccttagatgatctggggacgcaaatgtatctgctaaacaagtggtacatgcaggtgtCTATCGGTGGATACTTctacgttggtgtcagaattagagacgaacattggttccgtggacgatgatgttatgtatgttgactttgcagaatttcatcaactatgccacctgacctctctggacaaagttatcgttagctgctattgccttgtaagtaataattctttcgaatctattattaaactcatcatatgtgtgtatatgcatataaattatcctaacaagtactagtatatatgcagatttacaatgacagagcgcagaaagaaaggctgcaatgaaattggttttgttgatctccatatagtattcaaagacccagttactccaaagcctaattggaagtctgagtcagagagtaacctcatgaacttcttagtgaaccaacgccacaagaaggatatactcttcccctacaacttcaagtgagtgttaataatagtcgatcatccttaatggctcatatgttgattctagttaattaatgagtgttatgtgttatatcctataaacacatgcaacaatcactggatattgatggacatcgatctggtgaaaagtcacttgataatctatgactcgattaGAAAACttaacaagactaccaagatatgatagatattatctagaggtaatttcggtatctctagcaactatatatacacacaaatatgatgattaactatatctgatgacgtggcaaattttttattgggcagtatttgaaaaacctttattgagaagcaatacatgggaaaatgcaaaacgccactagatgtaatccctttgaaagtaagtcccctaaatcgcatcatctttattaattaaacatatagctttcaccggatcaccagattggatgacaaatctttttctcgtaaagtggtgtctgaggcaggaacagggagaacaactactgtggttactatgtttgtgaGTTTATCAAGCAGATCTCCCAAAGAACTTCTactagagagactcaaagtacgttaaaaatacactatatattcatttaattattattattgattgtgttactatgtctttatatatatatatgtatgtacatatattaatttattttcctttaattcaaacctgtaggctcgatggttggaggaaaaggtcatacggcaagaccagttcaaagcaattcaagagtctatagccagattttttaatgaccaggtcatcgattccaagggacgagttctacttcgacccaatacTGCCatagaagccaagctagaggatgagaggaaacttgttatatcacaacaactgtaatgcaatcttttgtaatatatgcacatgaaataatataatgtaaaatacacatatgcatgcatgcatgtaaatatatatatgatgcatgcatatatatatatatatatatatatattctatgcttgaattgtgtcatttaatacgttcattgtgcttgaaccgaaacatactatacgcgcgtataaatgtattattagcagcgtacaatacgacttcaaaaacctattttgaaaagaaaagaaaaaaatgaaaagaaaaaaataacctttagtcccggttgatattaccaaccggtactaaaggaTGCCAGGccccgtggcatgtcaggaggcacctttagtcccggttgatgttacccaccaggactaaaggtctcactttagtcccggttcctgacccgggacctaaaggaccccctttagtccatGATGCTTGCCCTCGAGTGGGGAaatcgggactagagggggttccccatcgGGAAGTAAAGCCCGTCTCTGTACTAGTGGCACTGAGCCACTGACAAAACTAAAGTCCCACCAGCGTGGTGGTAGACTACGCTATGCATGCTTGCAGTTCCAAGCTTCTAACTTCGTGTCGTGTATtcgcaaaaaaagaaagaaaaaagttcTAACTTGGTGTGATTGGCCTTCTCCGGCGGGACACACACGGTGCAAAAGCGGCGCGCGTGTCGTGTGACGACTCACGGGCTCACGACCGCGCCGGCCGAACGCCTCTGTCTCGAAAAAAAATTGGATGATACTATATCCATCCTGCTTTGCTGCATAGCATCACTTATTTGCTGCCACGTGTCTAGTCTCATAGACCCAACGCTCTTTATTTTTCTCTGTCCACCTGATCTATAATTGACTTAGCCCATGAAAGGCAGGCTGATGAGTGTTGTTAGATCCATAAGACTAAACACGTGGCAGCATATGGAGGGTGGTATGCACTGGAACACCATGGATATATCCAtccaattttctctctctctctccacgagCACACGGCTGCACGGGTCAAGAAGGCGTACAACGCCTATAAGCAATAGCTGGCGCCGTACTGTACAGCACCACGCCACCAGACAGCAGTTGCATGCGTTGAGCTAGGGAATCAATCGTATAGGGTGATCAAAACAAATGAGCTAGCTTGCTAGGCAGGCAGATAGGCCAACGTGCTggtgtatatatatacaactaCGAACACACATGTGTTACTGCTACATTGAGTAGGTACGTACCAGTGGCGGAGCCACAGGGTATGCCGGCTATGCCCCGGCATACCTGTTTGATCGGCAAGTGTGTAATATAATATAGGTATTATACACATAtgtatttataaaaaataaaaaatattcacTTGATCACGTCATCACGGAAGCGTCAAGTTAGAAGCCCCAGGAAGCGGTCCACGCGGCAAGTACGTACACGCCTACAGGATACATGCGTTTCACTTTTGGCTTTTGGTATTCTAATCTGGATCCGTTCATCGGGGCTGAGGAGTCACGAACTCACGCCGTCGTCGCCTTGACAGTTGACGCCGACGCCGATGCTGACGCGGTGAGGCGTGACGGACGGTGACGCCCTGGTCTTGTGGTCGGTGCCCTCTGGCCTCTGCCTTGCTGCCCTCCGTTCACCGATCACAGCATCTACAAGCTTGCAGTTTGCACAGTCCGCGCAGTCACGGAGGCCCGCCGATTCGCTATTTCTCTTAGGTAAATTTAATCTTATGCTCTTACGtcttttttagaaaattattGTCTAATTTCATAGCTATTTGCTAACATCACAAAAAACAAATTGTTTAATATTTATGTAGTTATGAAGAGAAACTCggatattgcatctctttttaGAAGCATCAAGCAAAAAGGCGGCggcagctgctgctgcttctaATCATTCCCCTGATCCGATTGAACTTATGGTGGAAGAGCAGACTCATGAGAGAATTGAGGAAATTACAAATCctatgccaccgccaccgccacaacCGTCTTCACTGCCACCAGTTTATGACATCAATCGCTTTCCACATGATCCAGGTGAAAGACGTCCCATTCTAAAATATCCTAttaatgatcaagatgcaattCGAAGAGCATATATTATTAAAGGTCCATTCAAACCTTTTGCACATGATTTTCCAAAAAGAAAGATTTCAGGCAAGGATCGAGGAATCAATTATTGTTGGATGTACAATCATGATTGGCTTGAGTATAGTATTAAGAAGGATGCTTGTGTTTTGctttatatgctacttgtttaaGAAGGGTCCTGGGTCAGACACATTTACTATTGATGGCTGGAAGAATTGGAACATAGGAGAGAAAGCACTTCTACGAACATGTGGGTTCTAAGGCAtatattgcagctcaagagaGATACATTGGCTTTAAAAATCCCAAGGTtgcaattgattataatattgagaAGTGGTGTGATGAGGATCTTCGTCTTTATAAGAAAATGTTGACTTATTCACTTAGgtgtatcaagtttcttttgcatcaaggGTTGGCATTTCGTGGATATGATGAAAGTGAAGAATCTGGCAACAAAGGGAACTTCATTGAACTTTTAAAGTTTCTTGCCGGAAATAGTGAAGAAGTGAAGAAGTATGTTTTGGACAATGCTCCAGGTAACTTGTACCTTAACTAGCCCAAACATACAAAAGCAAATTATTCACTGTTGTGCcatagaaactagaaagaaaataattgaagaacttggtgatgagccctatgcaattttagtagatgagtctagtgatatatcacataaagaacaactaCCTTTTTGCTTACGTTATGTTGATAAATTAGGGAGGCCATGTGAgcattttattggagttgttcatgtagatgatactacctcTTTATCACTTAAGGATGCAATTGGAGCTTTACTTGTTAATCATGGCTTGAGTATGACTCAAATTCCGTGGACAAGGATATGATGGGGCTAGCAACATGAAAGGAGATTTTAAAGGGTTGAAAACATTGATCATGCAAGAATCACCTTCTGCTTATTATATTCATTGTTTTGCTCATCAACTATAAttggttcttgttgttgttgccaAGGAAAATATTGATTGCAAAAGATTTTTTGATCAAACATCTATCTTGTTGAATATTGTTGGAGTTTCTTGTAAGCATCATGACATGCTTAGAAATGCTAGGCTTGATAATGTTAAGAAAGCACTTGATCCATGGTAAAATTGAATCTGGAACTGGATTACATCAAGAGATGAGTTTAGCCTAGGCCTGGAGATACTCGATGAGGATCTCATTACAAAACTGGTATGCAACATCATTACCACGTATGAAGCAATCCATGATGCACTGGTTGATCTTGGGGATGATCCTTCATATAAGGATGATTTGACCAAAATACATTTTGTGACTGGAGCATTTGAGAtctttgagtttgttttctttaCACACTTAATGTATATTATTCTTGGATATATAAATGAGTTATCTGAGTGTTTGCAAAGAAGGAAccaagatattcttaatgcaataTCACTTGTTAATATGGCAAAGACAAGAATGCAAGAATTGAGGTCTGATGGTTGGAATAATTTTCTTGAGAGGGACCACTTCATTTTGCGAtaaacatggtgttgaagttcCTGCTATGGATGGTGATTATGTTCCTTATGGAAAATCAGCAAGGAAAGCTCGTGCCCAAAAGCAAACCAATGATGACCATTTCAGAAGAGAAGTATAtattggtgtcattgatcaaataAGTCAAGAACTTGATAATCGGTTTGACGAGATTAATATGGAGTTGTTGTCTTGTATGTCGGCCTTCCGTCCTTCCAATTCATTTGTTTCTTTTGATGCACAGAAGCTATATAGACTAGCTGAGTTCTACCCAAAGGAGTTCtcaaataataatttgctcaaactTGAATTGCAGCTCcataattatattgatgacatgagacatgatgatagcttcaaaggtctagacaatattgttgatctctcagttaagcttgttCAAATAAAGAGGCACAAAGTATATGATATGGTTTATGAGCTCCTCAAATTGGAATTGCATCTACCCGTGGCAACGACAAGTTTTAAATTGGTATTTTCTGCAATGGTTTTAGTGAAAATAAAGTTAAGAAATAAGATGGGAGATAGGTCTTTtggatgattgtctagtcactttcattgagcgggatattttctttgaagttgatgaagatgatataaccAAGACATTTATGTCCCTTCAAAAACGTCGAATAAAATAGTCAGAAAATAGCATTATAATTCTCCGATTCTCTTTTATGCCTATATTTCAATTATTGGTatggcttttgaactatttatactatATCTAGTGGATGGTTTGAACTTAATCTATGAATTTAAACCTTATTGTGTTACTTAGTGCATATATACTGAATCACGTTGTTCAATTTTATAATTATTACCGAATTGCTGAAATGAATTTATCGAATTGTATATGAAATTGTTTAGACGGACGTACCCTTAGACAAAAATCATAGATTGGCCACtgatacgtacgtacgtacgtgtcACGGACCACTCGTTTCAGTACGGGTTTGGACTAGTCCCCCCCAATGGGAAAACGGCGCAGTTCCCGTGCATCTGGATTTTGGAGGACGGAGGAGAAAACAAAAGAGTACGTACGTACGTGTTTGTGTCACAGCCTTCCAAATAAGACTTTTTGTGCGTGAACAATAATCGCTTTCTTTCAAAACGTGACGTGGTTTTTAGTTTCATGCCAATTCAAACTTTTTCCATCTTTGTTCCAATTCATTCACTGCTAAGAACGACTTGGGTATTCGTGTGATAAATTCCTTTGAGTTCGCTTGCTATTTTTATGAGAAATAAATAAAAATCAACAAGTCAATCTTGCAGATAATTATATTCTTGTTGGAGGAGATCCCGCCGGAAAAAAACTTTGCTAATTTCAGTTTGCCCCCTTCGTCCATTTCATATGCGGTCGAACCGAaacaaaatgtttttttttcttgtttttgagcATTTCTTTTTTCTATCGAGCATAAActtattttttctcttttttattcTCAAAATGTGATGCGATTTTAGTTTTATGCTAACTCAAACCTTTTCTAGCAGTGGATTTTATTATTATATACAAGATACGTTAATATCTACTCCCTCTTTCCAAAATAGAAGTCATTCTCGCTTCCTgagaagtcaacttttttttaactttgaccaattatatataagggaatattaatatttataatacataattagtatcgttagatagatcgttgaatatactttcataataaatttactttggagatataaattgtcggtacgaaaagtgaccaacaagtaaatatttgtagttttgccgtgcgttgtgatcggatgtggcctagcactcaatgatacatgatttatactggcttcaggcaacgtgccctacgtccagtttcagtcggtcggagactttattcctgagcccaggtagcTCGAAGTTTGCTTGTGgtgttacaaacgagtaggaacaAGAATGGGGTGTtaaaggtccggtcggactctgaaccaaagggccgagagtgacgggagctttaacgtgcgctaagtattggaaatATGAACTCTGTGTAACTTTGGAGTTCTAGAGCTACGGAGCTATTTGAATGCTCAGGTTGTCTAGAGTCAGCCATAGAGAGTCTGAACGACTgtccctattgggagagagcgcatcctattttataggtgaaggggatgaccttacaagttagagagaaagagagtgtgtacgtgtgctacctactcttgttgctcacgccatcgggtacgagacgattgtcggcgcccacaatactgttcatGCCCAGACGCGTCGGACAtgttttaccgtgttcgcctggtatgataaatgtcagcgcctacaatgcTGTAAGACAAATATCGAtgtccacaatactgtttagGTTCTGACACGCTTGGAAGGTTGCATATTACCTGTCTAGCGTGGTCCTGGTGGCAGTGCCCTGCAGGTGTGCAGGTATGTTAGGGTAGGGTCCTcaatattgcggttgacttgagcgccttaccttatctactcCGCCAGatccttgggtcctcaccgagcgggcgtccccgatcggtcgTTCTCGGttccgaccgtgtcggtcggtgaagaatcacaagcagagGTCCGATGTATTTCCGGTCGGAAAAAGAGGTCGGAGTCGGATATATATCTtctccttggccaagccttccggtcgaagaccggATCTTTCTCCCGGCCGATCGTTAGGTAATTGGGCCGGCCCGGGAAGCGCGCGTTGTCGCTACGCCGTCTGCTGAGCCGAGTTTTCGCTGAGAGGTTGgccattggggaccccgggtttatgaacccgacaccctccgtcccaaattataaaccatttctattttcttgGAGAGTTAAAGTTtttctcaagtttgactaaatttatataatacaatagtaatatttatgatatcaaataagtatcattagattttttcgttaattatattttcatagtataaatatttgatgtcataaatctttgtaactCTCTGTATAATTTTGGTCTAACTTGAAATGCTTTGTATTCATCGTTTCaaaaggagagaaaaaaaagTCCAACTTGTGGCACACGCCCTCGGTAGATATATAGGTCACTACACAACTCGAAAGGATGGAAGCTGAATGAATGATTGAACCAATGAACGAGAGACGTATCGGAACCGGAGTGGCTGGTGGACTCGTGGTGGCGAGTGAAAGTGAATAGATAGCAAGTCATGTCCAAAACCAAAATAAAAGGGACGTCCGCTAaggcaaaaaaaaagaaagaaagaaagaaagccaAACGGCATGATCATGATCACACATTCATGAGAGATGGACGAAAGGAAAGCAGAGAGCAAAGCAAAGCTCCAATCGTACGCGTCCAATTATTGGTATTTGATTGGCAGCAGCCAAAAGAAATATACTCTCCTAAAAAATATGCACCAGATACGGCTAGTACCTTTCGGTTGGCCCCAGTAGGCGGAGTATATTTCTACGTGGTGCCAGGCGGTTGTGAGCGCGAGCGGACGGATCGGCGGGAAAACGGGTGCCAGCACCGGGT
Above is a genomic segment from Miscanthus floridulus cultivar M001 chromosome 3, ASM1932011v1, whole genome shotgun sequence containing:
- the LOC136544640 gene encoding uncharacterized protein, whose amino-acid sequence is MDGDYVPYGKSARKARAQKQTNDDHFRREVYIGVIDQISQELDNRFDEINMELLSCMSAFRPSNSFVSFDAQKLYRLAEFYPKEFSNNNLLKLELQLHNYIDDMRHDDSFKGLDNIVDLSVKLVQIKRHKVYDMVYELLKLELHLPVATTSFKLVFSAMVLVKIKLRNKMGDRSFG